The genomic window AAACGACCACTTTAGGATATTTTAAATAGATACTCACAAGATTATACCTCGCGTCTTTATTTCCTTGCTCTGGAAAAAATGATTTACAAAATCATGCCTCGCTTTCTTATTTCTTGGCTCGGGAAAAATTCGTTTACAAGACGAATTTTTTCTGCTATACTATCTTAAGCAAAGGTTTTTAATGTCATCCCGTGAGGTGACGAAGACGCAGAAATATATGAAATTCTTTAAGAATGAGATAATTCTCTTTTTAAAGAAGTCTTACTCTGAGAGCCTATTGCTGTAAAATAATGGGCTCTTTTTTGATGCCCAAAAAGTGAGGTATTTATGAAACAAGAATCAACTGTTGATTTGTTACTCGACGTTGACCAACGTCCTTCTTTTGGTAAGGGAATCCTACTCAGTTTCCAGCACGTGTTTGCCATGTTTGGTGCAACCATCTTGGTACCATTGATTTTGGGAATGCCTGTATCTGTTGCCCTCTTTGCTTCAGGGGTTGGTACCCTCATCTATATGATTGCAACAGGTTTTAGAGTTCCTGTTTATCTTGGTTCTTCTTTCGCCTTTATTACAGCTATGTCACTTGCCATGAAAGAAATGGGGGGTGATGTATCTGCTGCTCAGACAGGGGTTATCCTAACTGGTTTTGTTTATGTCCTTGTTGCTGCAAGTGTTCGCTTCGCAGGTACAAAATGGATTGATAAACTCTTGCCTCCAATCATTATTGGTCCTATGATTATCGTTATCGGTCTTGGGCTTGCTGGTTCTGCCGTAACCAATGCTGGTCTTGTAGCTGACGGCAACTGGAAAAATGCTCTTGTAGCTGTGGTTACCTTCCTCATCGCTGCTTTTATCAATACAAAAGGAAAAGGTTTCCTTCGTATCATTCCTTTCCTCTTTGCAATTATTGGTGGATATCTCTTCGCGCTAGCACTTGGCTTAGTTGACTTCACTCCTGTTCTTCAAGCTAACTGGTTCGAAATTCCAGGCTTCTACCTACCATTTAGCACAGGTGGTGCCTTCAAAGAATACAACCTTTACTTCGGTCCAGAGACAATCGCAATCTTACCAATCGCGATCGTAACAATCTCAGAACACATTGGAGACCACACGGTCTTGAGCCAAATCTGTGGCCGTCAATTCTTGAAAGAACCAGGTCTTCACCGTACCCTTCTTGGTGACGGTATCGCAACATCAGTATCTGCCTTCCTTGGTGGTCCTGCTAATACTACTTACGGTGAAAATACTGGGGTGATCGGTATGACTCGTATCGCTTCTGTCTCAGTTATCCGTAATGCAGCCTTTATCGCAATTGCCCTTAGCTTCCTTGGTAAATTCACTGCCTTGATTTCTACAATCCCTAGTGCCGTACTTGGTGGTATGTCTATCCTTCTTTATGGGGTTATCGCCAGCAACGGTTTGAAAGTTTTGATCAAGGAACGTGTAGACTTTGGTCAAATGCGTAATCTTATCATCGCAAGTGCCATGTTGGTACTTGGACTTGGTGGAGCAATCCTTAAACTTGGTCCAGTTACCCTTTCAGGTACTGCTCTATCAGCTATGACAGGTATTCTTTTGAACTTGATCTTGCCATACGAAAATAAAGAATAAATTTCATTCATAAAAAAATCCACTCGAGTGAGTGGATTTTTTGCTTAAGTCCCCCAAGCAATCAAGAGGTACAAGAGACTTGAACCAAACATATCTGCAAGAGCATGCATAAGAAAGAATGGCAGTAAATTCTTGACTACATACTTGTACAAGAAATAATAGAATAGTCCATATACAAGCCCAATAACTAAGGCCCAGAGTAATCCTTGGTAGGTATGAAAAGAAATCCTGATAATTACGGAGTAAACTAGGACTAACCACTTATGTTTTTCTTTGACTGAAGTCAGTAAGCCCAAGAAGAAAAATTCTTCGTAAAAACCATTTAATAAAGCATAACCAATGGCCATTGGTGTTAAAGCCATGAATTTTCTAATAATCTCCATGGGATCTATAAAAGGGATCAACTGAGGATTAAAATAATTATACTCACCACTAAGGGTTGTTACAATATCTCCAATTATTCCAACAACTGCAAAGATAAGGGGAACCCAAATCAAAACTGACCAAGAAAAGCGAATTGGAAGCTGTTTAAAATCATAATTTCGAATCAAAAGATAGAGGAAAGTAATCCCTAGCATAATCAACTGGAAATTGAAATTACTAGAATAAGCTGCTCCATCACTTGCTACATTTGACGCAGTATCCACGACACTGGTAACAGTTGAAGGCGATAGACTCTCCATAAATTGTTGTGTGGAACGGATGATAAACTCTCCAAACATTAAAATAGTGATGATTAAGATATCGAACCATTTTAAGTATCTTAAAGGTTTAGCAGGATGAATACTTTGTATAAAATTCATATTTCCTCCGTTTAGCTTATTTTTCTAACTTTATTATAAACTTTCAATCTTAAAATTATATAAATTAATGCAGAACATAAAAAACAACCTCTTTATAAGGTTGTTCTGTCTTTAAATAGACTTGTGTTTCTTTTCTAGCATTAAATCCTTTAAAGAAATAATAGTTACAGCCAACAAAATCATTGCCATACCAAGAAAATCTACAGGATAAAAAATATCTCCCATAATCATAAAGGCAAAAAACACCGCAGAGATTGGCTCAATCGACGCCAGAAGACTAGATTTGACTGGTCCAACCATACTGGCTCCCTTGAGAAAAGCTGTGTAGGCAAAAACCGTTCCAATAAGAATAATTCCAGCAAAGGCTAGAAAAATATCAAATGACATAGGAATTCTAGCGCCGATAATTCCAGTAAATGGAACTGCCACAAAACCAGAAATGGTCATTCCAACACCAATAACCAAAATGCTCCCCCACTTTTGAATCAGTTTAATGGGTAAAATGATATACAAAGCATAGGTTAAAGCAGAGAACAAGCCCCAAAAGAGACCTGCTGGTGTCATAGAGAGCTGATCCATTTGACCGTGAGTCGCAATTAAAAAGGTTCCACCTATAGCCAAAAACATAGAAATGATTTCTGCTATAGTAGGGGCTACCTTATCTTTGATGCATGTGTAAGCCAAGATTCCAACAGGACAGACATATTGAAGAACTGTCGCTGTGCCAGCATTTGTCTCCTGAATGGCTGATAGATAAGCCAATTGATTTAGAAAGAGACCAAATAAAGAAAATAGCAAGAGAGAAAAGAGACTTGATTTATCCTTTAAAAAAGCTAGAAATTGTTCCTTAGACTTTATATAGGACAATAGAACCAAGAGGAGACCAGCAACAATCAAACGGATATTGGTCAGAACTAGAGCTGAAATCCTATGAGCCATCAGGTACTGCCCACTGGTTCCAGATAGTCCCCAAGCGATACCTGCAATGACTGTAAATAGAGTTCCTTTTAACGCTTTAGACATGAGCCCTCCCTAGTCTGCTTCACGAATTAAGTCCATGACCTGATTACGGTCTATGATCCACCGAGCACGCTCGTCCTTTTCGTAGGTTCTATTGGACAAGAAAATAGCAGCTTCCTGCTTCTTACGATTCCACATGATAAAGGTTCCAGTATAGCCTGTATGGTCTAGCCAATCTCCTTCAATATTCCAGGATAAGGAGCGCTCTTTATCATCTAAATCTGAGAAATTCTGGCTCAAATCTTCAGCAAAATCATCCTGTAAATAATGCTCTAGGAAGATTTTTAAATCCTTCACAGTTGAAAACAATCCAGCACTCCCTGCATGTTTCCCAAGCAAACGTGCCTTTGGATCATGCACCACTCCTGCTTTCTGACCACGAACAGTCGGCACAGCACTGGTTACAGGACCAAACCTCGTTTCCTTCATCCTCCATGGATCCAAAACTTGCTCTTGCAAAATCTGATCCAAGTCCTTATCAAAATATCTTTCCAAGAGAAAACCTAGCAAGAGAAAGTGCACATCTGAATATAGAAAGGCTCGCTTCTCCCTACGATTAAGATGAAACATAGCTTCTTTCAATTCTTCTGCATTCAACTGGTCACGATTGGGAATATAAGGGTCCAAGTCTGTGGCATGAGTGAGGAGTTGACGAATTGTGATATCTTGATAGTCAGAGTCAGGTAAAAATTCCGTCACTGACTTTTCTATATCTAATTCCCCTTGATGCCATAAGAAAGTTAAGACAGTTCCAACTCCGACAACTTTGCTCACACTTGCCAAATCATAGACTAAACCTTGACAAGTCTGCTCTCCAATTTCTGGATCTGCTTCTCCGAGGTAGCAATCAGACCATTCACCATCCCGATAATACGCAAAAGAGGCACCAGGATAAATCCCTGCCTCAATTTGTTGCTTTATTTTTTGAATGATTTCTTGTTTCATACTTCTTCAAACCACAATTCGATATTGTTGGCATCCTTAGTTAGGAAAAACTTCTCAGACTTAGGAATAAAGTAACCTGCAGTTTCAAAACGTTGACGGAGACTAGCCAATTCAAGTTCTTTTACTTGGAATTTCAACATAGACAAATCCCAAGTAACATTATTTTCAACGAGCAAATCACTACCTTGAGCTTGTTTAAAAGCTAGGCTAGTTTCGATTTCCTCTTTTTCAAGCAGGCTCGTCGTTTCATCAGGCAAGTTAATCTCTACTGAAATATCAAATGCTGTCAAATACTGCATCTTCTCATCTTTTGAGAAAGTAACAGTTTCATCAAACTTTCTCAAATCTTTGATGTCATCTTCCGCATGGATAAGGACAAGGTCCCCTTCCGGAGAAAGAGCTTCAAAAGCAAATCCCTTATTTCCTTTATAGAGTTGAGGAAGTTTTTCCATTCTAGCTAGTAAGGCTTCAATCTCGGATGGATTCGCTACTTTTACAATCAATCTAGCTAATTTTTTGATCCCTTCAACCTTACGGCTTCTCATACTTGGTGATTCTTCTAAAACCAATTTTTCAATGCCTGACTGGTCTCCTAGCGATAAGAAAGCCGACTCTTCAAGCAAGGGTTTCATACCCAAGGTTTGGATATAAAACAATTCATTTAATCTTCTATTATTTATCTTTAGCGTCGGGATCATACGCACAATTTGATTTACATTCATAAATTCCTCCAACACTTTTTATTTTAAAGGATTTTATTTCATTTTACAAGTTATTCAACTAAAAACTTTAACTATATTAACCCCTTGAGTAGTTAACCCCCTTCGCATATCCGAAGGGGGTCTTGTTTTATTTTAGTAAAATTATTTGTTAGTTCTTCCAAGAAAGTTCTGCTTGAAGACCATAGTGATCACTGACCTGTGGACTTTGTTTTCCATCAAAGACAACATGTAATGTTTCTACCTGTATATCCTTTGTCGTAAAGGCATAATCAATTCGAAGTGGTTCTGTATTTCCCTTCCAACCATCAATTTCAGGCGGAACAGTGTAACTACCACTTCTTTCTTTTGCAACTTCAAATGCATCTTGTAAGTTTAGTGGACTAGCTAAAATAGCTTGGTAACCCTCTTGGCCTGCAGGATTATTAAAATCACCTGCTAGCAAGAGTGGCTTCTTCAATTCTTTCAGAACTGCTTCAAAGCGCGCCCATTCCTCTTGGAAGCCTTTATCCCACCAAGAGAGATGGACACTCGCAACTGCAAGTTCTTTACCTTCAACTACTGTCTCTGCTAGAGCAACTCGACGAGTGTGGTAATCTGTCGGATCATCTACATCTGAAACCAAAATTTCACGCGCTTCAATTGGTGTTTTAGATAGGATTGCAACACCTTCATGGTAACGATCATAACCAATATGGTTGTAGGCCCAAGTCCAATAATAGTTTTGACCTTGCTCAGCTAAGTGTTCTACCAAGAGACGAACATAGTGGTCTTGATGAATCGGCTCAGCAGATGGTAATGGCTGATAAAGTGCACCAGCTTCTACTTGCGCTGAAGTAATTTCCTGGTTAATTTCCTGAAAACAAATCAAATCATAACTGTTTTCAAGTATATCTTGAAGTAAAAGTTGAAACTTTTGTTCAGGATCTTTTTCCATCCAACTATGAGTATTGAGTGTTAAAAACTTCATGCTTTTCTCCTATTAAACAAGAGGTTGGAAATAGCTTCCAACCTCCTAAATATTACAATTCTACTTTTGCAACTGCTGTTTTAGCTGCAAGAGAACCTGTTTGTTGTAATTTAACTGATTTGATCGCGTCACCATTTGTGAAGACAACTACAGTTGTAGTTTCACGACCAGCTTCACGGATAGCACCCAAGTCAGCTTTGACCAAGAGATCACCAGCAGCGACTGTTTGACCTTCTGAAACCATTACTTCAAATGGTTTTCCTTCAAGACTTACAGTATCAAGACCAATGTGAACAAGAACTTCAAGACCTGCTTCAGTTACAAGACCAAGAGCATGTTTAGTTGGGAAGACGCTTGATACAGTACCAGAAACTGGAGATACAATGTTTCCATTTGCTGGTTCTACTGCAAATCCATCACCCATCATTTTTTGTGAGAAGACTGGATCTTTAACTTGTTCCAATTCAATCACTTGACCGTCAGCAACTGAATAAACTTCTTCAGTTACACCTTTGTAGACAACAGTATCTTTTTGAGTTGCTGCCATTTGACTTGGAAGAGTTTCAGGAATCACTTCACCTGAGTCAAGAATATCTTGGATATCTGATTTCAAAACGTCAGCTTTAGGTCCGTAGATAGCTTGGACACCTTGTCCTTTCATGACAAGTCCCATAGCTCCTTCAGCTTTCCATTGTTCTTCTGTTCCAACTTTTTCAGCATCTTGTACAGTAACACGAAGACGAGTCATACATGCGTCGACATCAACGATGTTGGCACGTCCACCGAGAAGGTTGATGATGTTAACTGCTTGAGAAGCTTCTGCAACTTTAGTTTCACCAGCAGCTGAAGATTCAGATGAACCATCTGCATTTTCGTAGTTACCGTTACGTCCTGGAGTTGCATAGTTGAATTTCTTAATCATGAAGTTAGCGATGAAGTACATGATAAATCCAAAGAGTACTGTAACCCAGATAAAGTTAATGATATCCATACCAAGACCAGCGTTGATAGCTAGCGGAGTACGAGTCAAGAATTCGATTGAACCGAATGAGTGAACACGAAGGTTCACAATATCAGCCATTGCAAAGGCAGCACCTTGAACAAGAGCGTAAACAAGGTAAAGAGGTGTTGCGATGAACATGAACATGTACTCAATTGGTTCAGTTACCCCTGTCAAGAATGTTGCAAGAGCAGTTGCGATCATCATACCTTTGTATTGGTGTTTCTTATCTGGATCAACGTTACGGTAGATAGCCACAATTATACCCATCAAGATACCAAACGAACCGATCATTTGTCCAACTTTGAAACGAGCTGGATGTACTGTATCTAACAAGTGTTGGTATTGACCTGCGTCAGTACCTTTAAGGTTTACAAGGTCTGTTACCCATGCAAGCCAAAGTGGATCTTGTCCAAATACTTGAGTGCCTTTTGCTGCACCAGTTAACACATCATAAGTACCACCAAGAGCTGTATAGTTCATTGGGATAGTCAACATGTGGTGAAGTCCGAATGGCAAGAGCAAGCGTTCCAAAGTACCATACAAGAATGGTGCAAGAACTGGTGCTGTTTCTTGTGAATTGGCAATCCAGATACCGAAGTTGTTGATACCTGTTTGAACAACTGGCCAGAAAGCTGAAAGAAGAATTGCAGCGATTGCTGAGCGAAGAATAACTACAAATGGTACAAAACGTTTCCCGTTAAAGAATGAAAGGGCATCAGGAAGTTTACGGAAATTATAGTATTTGTTAAATGCAGTCGCTCCAACAAAACCTGAGATAATCCCTACAAATACCCCCATGTTAAGGGCTGGTGCCTCAAGTACACTAATGAAGTAATCAGCAACCTTGATAGATCCACCAAAGATTGTTGAAACCATAGCGTTAGGATCTTTCAACATATCCCCTGATACACCGAAGATTGTACCAGTGATACGGTTAATAAGGATAAATGCAAGACCTGCCGCAAAAGCACCACCAGCACGTTCTTTAGCCCAGCTTCCTCCAATAGCGAGGGCAAACAAAATATGAAGGTTACCGATAACTCCCCAACCAATTTGCTCTAGTACGCCACCAGTAATAACTAGGGGAGCAAGGTTTGGGTCAATCATTGCAAGTGACTTACCGATTGAGATCATCAATCCAGCCGCTGGCATAACAGCGATAACCACCATTAGAGCCTTACCGAATTTCTGCCAAAATTCGAAAGACAAGACATTTTTGAATGTATCTTTCATCATTCAAATCTCCTTTTATATTTATTAGGCAAACGTTTTACGAAAACGTTTGCACTTGTTTGTGACTTAATTATACCACTTTTTATTTTTTTGTAAAGGCTTTTTTTAAAATTTTTTTCTGTCCAATCATTTCAATATCTCTCACTTATTTGCTGACTTTGAGTTTGCGAGTCTTTTCTGATATAATATTAGCTATGAAATCCTATAATACCTTGAATGATTATTATCGAAATTTATTCGGAGAAAAAACTTTCAAAGTTCCTATCGATGCTGGATTTGATTGTCCCAATCGTGATGGTACAGTAGCTCATGGAGGTTGTACTTTCTGTACGGTTTCTGGTTCTGGAGATGCTATCGTTGCGCCTGACGCTCCTATTCGTGAGCAATTTTATAAGGAAATTGACTTTATGCACCGTAAATGGCCAGATGTAAAAAAATATCTAGTCTATTTCCAAAACTTTACTAATACTCATGAAAAACTCGAAGTGATTCGCGAACGCTATGAACAAGCTATTAATGAACCTGGAGTTGTTGGAATCAATATCGGTACACGACCAGATTGCCTGCCTGATGAGACTATCGAATACTTGGCAGAACTATCAGAGCGATTGCATGTTACTGTAGAGTTAGGTTTACAAACCACCTATGAAGCAACTTCTGAATTAATTAACCGTGCCCACTCCTATGAACTCTACGTGGAAACGGTTAAGCGCTTGAGAAAATATCCCAAGATTGAGATTGTTGCTCATCTAATCAATGGTTTGCCCGGTGAAACTCATGAAATGATGGTGGAAAACGTTCGGCGTTGTGTAAGGGACAATGATATCCAAGGGATTAAACTTCACCTACTTCACCTCATGACCAACACTCGAATGCAACGCGACTATCATGAAGGTCGTTTGCGGCTTATGAGTCAAGATGACTATGTGAAAGTTATCTGTGACCAACTTGAAATTATTCCCAAACATATAGTCATCCATAGGATTACGGGTGATGCGCCTAGAGATATGCTAATTGGTCCTATGTGGAGTCTCAATAAATGGGAAGTTCTAAATAGCATAGAAGCTGAAATGAGACGTCGAGGTAGTGTCCAAGGATGCAAGGCTGTAAAACAGGAGTTTATGAATGAAAAGACCACTTGAATTGGCGCATGATTTTCTTGCCCAAGTCATCACAAAAGATGATGTTGTTGTAGATGCAACAATGGGAAATGGACATGATACACTTTTTCTTGCTAAATTAGCTAAACAAGTCTACGCTTTTGATATACAAGAACAAGCTCTTCAAAAAACAAGTCAACGTCTACAAGAAGCCGGTTTGACCAATGTTGAATTACTTCTCCAAGGTCATGAAACCGTAGATCAGTTTGTAACTGAGGTGAAGGCAGCCATCTTTAATCTAGGTTATCTTCCTTCTGCCGATAAGTCTATTATTACTAAACCTCACACAACCATTGAGGCACTTGAAAAACTCTGTCAGATGCTCGTTAAAGGCGGACGAATAGCCATCATGATTTATTACGGGCATGAAGGCGGAGATATAGAACGGGATGCTGTCTTAGATTTTGTCAGTCAGTTGCCACAACAAGAATACACTGCTACAATCTATCGTACCCTCAACCAAGTCAACAATCCACCATTTTTAGTTATGATTGAAAAATTAGAAAGGTATCGCCATGGATAAACAATACCTACGAGATAAAATAGAAGGACTTCGCCACAAATTTGTTGAATCAACCCAACATGAACGGGCAGTTGGTATGTTAGATGAAGCTCATATGAGCAAAAAGATGCTAAAAATCAAGAAAAAAATGATTACACTTGAAATGGAGCGTTGTCAAAAGAAAATCGAGCATAAGGACTGCTCTAAGATTGATCAAAAAATCCAAGAACAAAAGGAACTTTTTGAAGCTTGTCGCAAACAAAAATAAGGAGGTAGAAGATGAATTTACTTTTTTATCTCTTAGTATTTTTACTAGTTCTTATTGTTTCTAGCACGACCAATAAACTTCTTCCCTTTTTACCCATGCCCCTGATTCAAATTTTGTTAGGGATTGGAATTGGGCTTTGCTTACCTAACAACCAATATCACTTAGATACTGAGTTGTTTCTGGCTTTAGTCATTGGCCCACTACTCTTTCGTGAAGCTCAAGAAGCAGATGTAACCTCTATCTTAAAGCACTGGAGAATCGTTCTCTACTTGATTTTCCCAGTTATCTTTATATCAGCTCTGAGCATGGGTGGACTCGCTCATGTCCTTTGGGCTAGCCTACCATTAGCAGCCTGTGTAGCAGTTGGTGCTGCCTTAGGGCCTACAGACCTAGTTGCCTTCGCTTCCCTTTCTCAACGTTTTTCCTTTCCAAAACGGGTTTCTAATATCTTAAAAGGGGAAGGTCTTCTTAATGATGCTTCTGGTCTAGTAGCCTTTCGTGTGGCTCTCATCGCTTGGACAACAGGAACATTTTCGCTCACCCAAGCCGGAACTTCATTAGCTATTTCCATTGTTGGAGGTTTTGCAGTCGGCTTTATAACAGCCCTAATCAATCGCTTCCTCCATACCTTTTTACTTAGTGTCCGCGCAACAGATATCGCAAGCGAGCTCTTGCTAGAACTCAGTTTGCCCCTCTTGACATTTTTCATAGCTGAAGAGATTCATGTCTCAGGTATTATCGCCGTTGTAGTCGCTGGGATTTTGAAAGCCAGTCGTTTCAAAAAAATCAACTTGCTTGAAGCCCAGGTTGATACTGTTACCGAGACTGTCTGGCACACTGTAACCTTCATGCTCAATGGTTCTGTCTTTGTCATTCTTGGGATGGAACTGGAAATGATTGCTGAACCAATTCTTAAGAGTGCATTTTACAACAAAGTGCTTCTCTTAGTCAGCGTTTTTCTCTTGACCTTCCTACTCTTTGCCATCCGCTTTGTGATGATCTACGGCTTTTACGCTTTTCGGATTAAGAAACTTCATAAAAGCTTAGATAAGTATGTCAAAGATATGCTTCTCCTTACCTTTTCTGGCGTCAAGGGAACTGTATCCATTGCCACTATCCTTTTGATACCGTCTAATCTAGAACAAGAATATCCTCTTCTTCTCTTCCTCGTAGCTGGTGTAACACTTGTCAGTTTCCTTACGGGATTACTGGTACTTCCACACCTTTCCGAAGAGAAAGAACCATCTAAGGATCAGCTCATGCACATCGCTATCTTAAATGATGTCGCCATGGAGTTAGAGAAGGATTTAGAGAACACAAAAAACAAGGTTCCACTCTATGCGGCTATTGACAATTATCATGGACGTATTGAAAATCTCATCCTCAGTCAGGAGAACAAGGAAATCCAGGAAGACTGGGAAGCTCTCAAACTACTGATTCTCAGTATCGAGAGCGATGGTTTGGAGCAAGCCTATGAAGAAGGCAAAATCGGCGAA from Streptococcus sp. oral taxon 061 includes these protein-coding regions:
- a CDS encoding sodium:proton antiporter, which translates into the protein MNLLFYLLVFLLVLIVSSTTNKLLPFLPMPLIQILLGIGIGLCLPNNQYHLDTELFLALVIGPLLFREAQEADVTSILKHWRIVLYLIFPVIFISALSMGGLAHVLWASLPLAACVAVGAALGPTDLVAFASLSQRFSFPKRVSNILKGEGLLNDASGLVAFRVALIAWTTGTFSLTQAGTSLAISIVGGFAVGFITALINRFLHTFLLSVRATDIASELLLELSLPLLTFFIAEEIHVSGIIAVVVAGILKASRFKKINLLEAQVDTVTETVWHTVTFMLNGSVFVILGMELEMIAEPILKSAFYNKVLLLVSVFLLTFLLFAIRFVMIYGFYAFRIKKLHKSLDKYVKDMLLLTFSGVKGTVSIATILLIPSNLEQEYPLLLFLVAGVTLVSFLTGLLVLPHLSEEKEPSKDQLMHIAILNDVAMELEKDLENTKNKVPLYAAIDNYHGRIENLILSQENKEIQEDWEALKLLILSIESDGLEQAYEEGKIGERGYRVYQRYLKSMEKNIKRNFASRITYYFLVSIRIIRFLLHELLTFGKTLRSLKNKETQRLLAIDYDQIAELYLANTEIIIESLENLKGIYKSSLISFMQESRLRETSHITSGAFVERVINRIKPNNIAEMLRGYYLERKCIFEYEAQKLISAQYAKKLRQNVNNLETYSLKESANTLPYDMMELVRRN